Proteins from one Brevibacillus humidisoli genomic window:
- a CDS encoding (2Fe-2S)-binding protein yields MNQTGRIEYHPILGANPASESVSFRFDDRPLTGRKGETVAAALLANGIRTLRRHEETGAPRGIYCNIGHCMECRVTINGITGLRACLTLVEEGMAVASGHPLPTPFRQQGGESG; encoded by the coding sequence ATGAATCAAACTGGCCGTATTGAATATCACCCGATCCTTGGAGCAAATCCGGCGAGCGAATCGGTATCGTTTCGCTTTGATGATCGTCCCTTGACCGGCCGAAAAGGGGAAACCGTGGCAGCCGCTCTCTTGGCCAACGGAATCCGTACGCTGCGCCGACACGAGGAGACAGGAGCGCCGCGCGGCATCTACTGCAATATTGGACACTGTATGGAGTGCCGGGTCACGATTAACGGAATCACAGGTCTCCGGGCTTGTCTGACATTGGTAGAAGAGGGGATGGCAGTTGCGTCTGGCCACCCCCTGCCCACCCCTTTCCGCCAGCAAGGAGGGGAGAGTGGATGA